Proteins from one Nicotiana tabacum cultivar K326 chromosome 23, ASM71507v2, whole genome shotgun sequence genomic window:
- the LOC107776412 gene encoding dehydrodolichyl diphosphate synthase CPT3-like, which translates to MDMERENHKKAGLFDNFSSLIRKCIFSVLSVGPVPSHLAFIMDGNRRYAKKQNLLERDGYRAGFSVLINVLRYCYELGMKHITVYAFSIDNFKRRPEEVQSLMELMQEKIEELIEEESIVNRLGIRIYFRGNLKLLSEPVRSAVEMAMSKTAGNSKVVLSVCVAYTSTDEIARAVQESCEEKQDEIRERDASNAGNYALEQPIEVADIDRHMYMAGVPDPDIIIRTSGGTRLSNFLLWQSACCLLYSPRALWPEISFWHLVLTIIYFQRNYFYLKEKKKQA; encoded by the coding sequence ATGGATATGGAAAGAGAGAACCATAAAAAAGCAGGATTATTTGACAATTTTAGCAGCTTGATTCGCAAATGTATATTTTCTGTGCTTTCGGTAGGTCCTGTTCCAAGTCATTTAGCATTCATTATGGATGGAAACCGAAGATATGCTAAGAAGCAGAATTTGCTCGAAAGGGATGGCTATCGTGCTGGATTTTCTGTTCTTATAAACGTGTTAAGATATTGTTACGAGCTGGGGATGAAACACATAACTGTATATGCCTTCAGCATTGATAACTTTAAACGTCGCCCTGAAGAAGTTCAATCTCTTATGGAATTGATGCAAGAGAAGATCGAAGAATTGATTGAAGAGGAGAGTATAGTGAACCGCCTTGGTATTAGGATTTACTTTCGAGGAAACTTAAAGCTTTTGAGTGAACCGGTCAGATCAGCAGTTGAGATGGCAATGTCAAAGACAGCAGGTAACTCAAAAGTTGTATTATCTGTTTGTGTTGCCTACACTTCAACGGACGAGATAGCACGTGCTGTTCAAGAATCTTGCGAAGAAAAACAGGATGAGATCAGAGAACGAGATGCAAGTAATGCTGGAAATTACGCGCTTGAGCAACCTATTGAAGTGGCGGATATTGACAGGCATATGTACATGGCTGGTGTTCCTGATCCTGATATTATAATCCGTACTTCTGGAGGAACTCGCTTGAGCAACTTTCTTTTGTGGCAGAGTGCGTGTTGTCTTTTATATTCTCCTCGGGCACTATGGCCTGAGATAAGCTTCTGGCATTTGGTATTGACAATTATTTACTTTCAGAGGAACTACTTTTATCTGAAGGAAAAAAAGAAACAGGCATAA